The Acidobacteriota bacterium region TCACCGACCCGGTGCAGAACGGGTTCCTCACGGTCATGCAGAAGCGCTTTCTGGACGAACTGGGCTATCTCCCCTATCGCGGGCTCGAGAAGCTGGGCGGGGAGGAGAGCGAATTTTACCCGGTCCGGGAGTGCGTGCAACCCAACCCCCTCGACCCGCTCGACCCCTAGACCGATTTCCCCGGTTTCCGGAATCGGTTATAATGGGACCACGCTTCAGCTTTTCCCACCCATACGGCAGTGGAGGTGACTCTCATGCCGATCTACATCACGCTGTACAACTGGACGGACCAGGGCATTCACAACGTCAAGGACGCACCGGCGCGGATCAGGCAGACGTGCCAGAGCGCGGAGGCCGGGGGCGGCCGGGTCCTCGGCGTGTTCCTCACGATGGGCCAATACGACCTGGTCGCGATCTCGGAGGTCCCCGACGACGAGACCTACGCCGCCTCGCTGCTGGCGCAGGGGATGATGGGGAACGTGCGCTCGACCTCGCTCCGGGCCTTCTCCGAGGAGGAGTTCGAAGGCATCGTCGGCCGTCTCCCCTGAATCGGGGGCCGGGGCCGGACGGCGAGGAAACCGGGCGGAGAAGTGAGTCCACTATTTGGTTATTTGGCCAAATAGTGGTATTATCCCTCCCATGGACAAGAAAACGGAGAGAGGATACGAGGTCCGTGCCGGGATCTTCAAGGCGCTGGCCCACCCGTCCCGCCTCTTCATCGTCGAGCAACTGGCGGCCGGGGAAAGGTGCGTGTGCGACCTCGCCGATATGATCGGGGCCGACGTCTCGACCGTCTCCCGCCACCTGTCCGTGCTCCGGAACGCCGGGGTCCTCGAGTCAGACAAGCGGGGACTGCAGGTCTACTACCGCCTCAGGTTTCCCTGCGTCCTGCGCTTTTTCGACTGCGTCGGGGAGGTCCTGGCGCAGAGCGCCGAGGAGCATCGGACGCTGACGGGCGGGGGGGCGAAAGCGTGAAGCTGAAAACGGAATGGAAACAGCTCGGGTGGACGCTGGGGCTCTTCCTCCTCTTCTTCTGGCTCCCGCTCGAGCAGGGACGGTTCACCGGGAGCGTCATGGAGGCGCTCCACCTCAGCCGCTGGTACGCGCGCGAGCACGTGCTCCTGTGCCTGGTGCCCGCCTTCTTCATCGCGGGCGCCATAGGGGTTTTCGTCAGCCAGGCCGCGGTCATGAAATACCTGGGCGCCAAGGCATCGCGCGTCCTCGCCTACGGGGTGGCGTCGGTGTCGGGATCGATCCTGGCCGTCTGCTCCTGCACCGTCCTGCCGCTCTTCGCCGGCATCTGGCGGATGGGGGCGGGGCTCGGCCCGGCCTGCGCCTTCCTCTACTCGGGTCCCGCCATCAACGTGCTGGCCGTGATCCTGACCGCCCGCATCCTCGGCCTCGAACTGGGGATCGCCCGCGCGGTGGCGGCCGTGCTTTTCAGCGTCGTCATCGGGCTCGTCATGCATTTCCTCTTCCGCAGGGAGGAGGCGGCCAAGGCGGCGGCCCGGGCGGCGCTGCCGCAGCCGGAAGTCGCGCGGCCGCTCTGGCAGAACGCGCTCTTTTTCGCCCTGATGATCGGCATCCTGGTGTTCGCCAACTGGGGCGCGCCGAACGATTACGAGTTCGCGCTCGCAGACGGCAGCAGGTTCGAGGCCGCCGTCATCGCAGCCCCCGAAGAGGGTGCCGACGCGGCTTACACCCTCAAGGTCCTGTCCGGACCGGAGGCGGGCCGGGAGATCGGCGTCGCGGCGGGCGCGATCGTTTCCCGGGCCCCCGTCGCCGGCCCGTGGACCACGCTATGGCAGAATAAATGGAAGGTCACTTCGGCGCTGGGAGTCTGCCTGGGCATCATCCTCGTCGCCTGGTTCGGGATCCCCTGGTGGAAGGTGGTCCTGGGCGCCGTTCCCGCGGCCGTCCTGGCTTTCGCCCTCCCCTCGGGGGGGATGTGGGTCCTGCTCCCCTTCGCGGCCGCGGTCGCGGCGCTGTCGGTGATCCTGGCCGGCCGGGAGGGGGAATCCTCGGACTGGCTCGAGGCGACGTGGGGGTTCGCCAAGCAGATCATGCCATTGCTCCTCCTCGGCGTCCTGGTCGCCGGCTTCCTGCTCGGGCGCCCGGGGCACGAGGGGCTGATTCCCGGAAAATTCGTGGAAATGCTGGTCGGGGACCGGCCCGACACCTTTTTTGCGCTCACCGGGCTGGGGGGCGGGGCGTTCGAGGCGTTCGCGCGCTCGGTCTGGCCCCTCTGGACCAACCTGTTCGCCAGCGTCTTCGGGGCGTTCATGTATTTCGCCACCCTGACGGAAGTCCCCATCCTCCAGGGCCTCATCGGGGCCGGGATGGGGAAGGGGCCGGCGCTGGCGCTCCTGCTGGCCGGGCCGGCGCTGTCGCTCCCCAACATGCTCGTGATCCGGAGCGTGATGGGCACCGGGAAGACGGTGGTCTTCTGCACCCTGGTCGTGGTCATGGCCACCGCGAGCGGGCTGGTGTTCGGCTGGATCTGGGGATAGGCACGGAACCGCCGGGAAGGTCCGGCGATGTTGGATCCAGGGAGGAAAAGAATGAAGATCCAGATTCTGGGCACGGGCTGCCCGAAGTGCCGCAAGCTGGCGGAAAACGCCGAAGAAGCGGCCAGGCAGCTGGGGGTCGAGCACGAAATCGAAAAGGTGACCGAGATCGACAAGATCATGGCGTTCGGGGTGATGATGACGCCGGCGCTCGCCATCGACGGCGAGGTGAAAGCGGTCGGCAAGATCCCCTCGGTCGAGGAAATCAGGAAGATGCTGGCCTGATTCCGGGTCAGCGGCGGCGGCCCGATGTGCGGGCCAGTTGCGCCGCGGTCCCGCAGGGAGCCCCCGGCTGCTTGGACCCGAGCCAGGCGTCGAGGCGCTTGGTGAGTCGTCGGGACTCCGGGCGCCGGGCCAGGCTCGACTTCAGGAGCTTCATATGCGCATCGACGAGGGGGTCCCCCGCCGGACGCAGGGAGTAGTAGGACCACAGCCCTTCCTTGCGGCCGGTCGCCACACCGGCGTTACGCAGGGCGGCCAGGTGACGGGAGGCCTTGGACTGGGTGATTCCGAGGACCTCCATGAAGTCGCAGACGCACAGCTCCCGGTGGTGAAACAGGAGCCAGATCATCGCGAGCCTGGCCTCATCGGAAAGGACCTTGAAAAATCTGGCGGACTCCTTCATGCCGTCTCCTTGCAACGCATTCATATAACCGGCTTGACGAATGCAGTCAAGCGCAATCGTTTGTATCGCCGCAGTCTTAATGTATATCATATGTTATGTTTATCCGGAATCGCCGCGCGCGCGGCCCCGTCCGCGGGCGGTTTCGTGGTATCCTGTTCCAATCGAAACCCGTTCCAGGACCAGCACCTGAGCGAGCGGGATGTTCCAAAAAAGAGGAGAGAAGAGGCATGATCCAAACCCTGATGCGATCCATTCTGATCCTGGCGCTGACCGTCGCGGTCTCGGGCCCGGTTTTAGATCTGGCCGTCCAGCCGGCGCCGGCGGCCCCCGGGCACAAGGTCATCGCCTACTA contains the following coding sequences:
- a CDS encoding GYD domain-containing protein, giving the protein MPIYITLYNWTDQGIHNVKDAPARIRQTCQSAEAGGGRVLGVFLTMGQYDLVAISEVPDDETYAASLLAQGMMGNVRSTSLRAFSEEEFEGIVGRLP
- a CDS encoding winged helix-turn-helix transcriptional regulator, with the protein product MDKKTERGYEVRAGIFKALAHPSRLFIVEQLAAGERCVCDLADMIGADVSTVSRHLSVLRNAGVLESDKRGLQVYYRLRFPCVLRFFDCVGEVLAQSAEEHRTLTGGGAKA
- a CDS encoding thioredoxin family protein, with product MKIQILGTGCPKCRKLAENAEEAARQLGVEHEIEKVTEIDKIMAFGVMMTPALAIDGEVKAVGKIPSVEEIRKMLA
- a CDS encoding metalloregulator ArsR/SmtB family transcription factor; the encoded protein is MKESARFFKVLSDEARLAMIWLLFHHRELCVCDFMEVLGITQSKASRHLAALRNAGVATGRKEGLWSYYSLRPAGDPLVDAHMKLLKSSLARRPESRRLTKRLDAWLGSKQPGAPCGTAAQLARTSGRRR